One genomic region from Amycolatopsis sp. FBCC-B4732 encodes:
- a CDS encoding TetR/AcrR family transcriptional regulator, protein MAGRSSNATSTRDRLLLAAGQLLHEAGDGPVSTRAICERAGVQAPTLYHHFGSKQGLLDAVVNYGFTQYVQAPDAGGDPVDRIRAGWDRHVEYGLAHPVFYVLLYGQIEPGVPCNLTSSAEALLLELFTPLAREGRLRVEAAEAARQFAAANSGVTLSLIAQPADDRDPAMSAQVRESVLAGLLADEPAGGSSVGALAVALSTALADDVDALTTTERQMLREWLHRIAG, encoded by the coding sequence ATGGCCGGGCGATCGAGCAACGCCACCAGCACCCGTGACCGGCTGCTGCTGGCCGCGGGTCAGCTGCTGCACGAGGCCGGCGACGGGCCGGTGTCGACGCGGGCGATCTGCGAGCGCGCCGGCGTCCAGGCACCCACGCTCTACCACCACTTCGGCAGCAAGCAGGGCCTGCTCGACGCGGTCGTGAACTACGGCTTCACGCAGTACGTCCAGGCCCCGGACGCCGGCGGCGACCCGGTGGACCGGATCCGCGCGGGCTGGGACCGGCACGTCGAGTACGGCTTGGCGCACCCCGTGTTCTACGTGCTGCTCTACGGCCAGATCGAGCCGGGCGTGCCGTGCAACCTCACCTCGAGCGCGGAAGCGCTGCTGCTGGAGCTGTTCACGCCGCTGGCGCGCGAAGGCCGGTTGCGCGTCGAGGCCGCGGAGGCCGCGCGGCAGTTCGCGGCGGCCAACAGCGGGGTCACCTTGAGCCTGATCGCCCAGCCCGCGGACGACCGCGACCCGGCGATGTCCGCGCAGGTCAGGGAGTCCGTGCTGGCCGGGCTGCTCGCGGACGAACCGGCCGGCGGCTCTTCCGTCGGCGCACTGGCTGTCGCTTTGTCGACCGCGCTCGCCGACGACGTCGACGCGCTGACGACCACCGAGCGTCAGATGCTGCGGGAGTGGCTGCACCGGATCGCGGGCTGA
- a CDS encoding sigma factor → MTGMSAPEDLAQVDEPAFTGPAERHRREPHVHCYRMLGSFEDAEDTAQETFLRAWRRRETFEGRRRSGPGSTGSPPTPAWTCRPSAARSPRPAARCGGCSPTPTGCSTSCPRAARTNPRPSPSRGGRSSRPTWSPSSTWRRGRGPC, encoded by the coding sequence ATGACCGGGATGAGCGCACCGGAGGACCTGGCCCAGGTCGACGAGCCGGCCTTCACCGGGCCGGCGGAGCGGCACCGGCGGGAGCCGCACGTGCACTGCTACCGGATGCTCGGGTCCTTCGAGGACGCCGAGGACACCGCGCAGGAGACGTTCCTGCGCGCCTGGCGGCGGCGGGAGACCTTCGAAGGGCGTCGACGTTCCGGGCCTGGCTCTACCGGATCGCCACCAACGCCTGCCTGGACCTGCCGGCCAAGTGCCGCCCGGAGCCCGCGACCGGCGGCGAGGTGCGGTGGCTGCAGCCCTACCCCGACCGGCTGCTCGACGAGCTGCCCGCGGGCCGCGCGGACGAACCCGAGACCGTCGCCGTCGCGCGGGGGACGATCGAGCCGGCCCACCTGGTCGCCGTCCAGCACCTGGCGCCGCGGCCGCGGGCCGTGCTGA
- a CDS encoding dihydropteroate synthase — MRTPDLVFRGRRSSSDHALVLAVVQVLPEPDAAREAVTSAVADGADLVGFAGTGVEPLVAWARETFPGLVLAVDTADASVAAACCDAGADLILARADLVDVAARYGAGYAGPSVSDAVARGVPAEGAVLDVGVVREAPSLPSDVPVLAAVAGDGTPAGLALAALTASAGAAILRTAHPRATRHVAEMAASIAGTRPPAKAVRWE, encoded by the coding sequence ATGAGAACCCCCGACCTCGTCTTCCGGGGCCGCCGGTCGAGCAGTGACCACGCGCTGGTGCTGGCCGTGGTGCAGGTGCTCCCGGAGCCCGACGCGGCGAGGGAAGCGGTCACGAGCGCCGTCGCGGACGGCGCCGACCTGGTGGGTTTCGCCGGAACCGGCGTCGAACCCCTGGTCGCGTGGGCCCGAGAGACTTTTCCCGGCCTCGTCCTGGCGGTCGACACCGCGGACGCTTCGGTCGCGGCGGCCTGTTGTGACGCGGGCGCCGACCTGATCCTCGCGCGAGCCGACCTCGTCGACGTCGCGGCCCGGTACGGCGCGGGTTACGCCGGCCCGTCGGTGTCCGACGCGGTCGCGCGCGGGGTGCCCGCCGAGGGGGCCGTCCTCGACGTGGGAGTGGTGCGCGAAGCGCCGTCGCTGCCGTCGGACGTGCCGGTGCTGGCCGCAGTCGCGGGCGACGGCACCCCGGCCGGGCTGGCGCTGGCGGCGCTGACGGCGTCGGCCGGCGCGGCGATCCTCCGCACGGCGCACCCGCGCGCGACGCGGCACGTGGCCGAGATGGCGGCGAGCATCGCGGGCACCCGCCCGCCGGCGAAGGCGGTCCGGTGGGAGTGA
- a CDS encoding LLM class F420-dependent oxidoreductase, with protein MTSVVKQFGLFLAPHRDDAARKEQAIAADELGYGAVWLGTGRNSVGDLAFVEDVLASTERITVATAIVNMWVDEPETLAASYHRLAGRYGKRLLLGIGVGHPESVTEYRSPYDKIVGYLDRLDAAGVPADARILAALGDRVLKLAAERTAGAHPYLVPVAHTRHARSILGPGKLLAPEQKVVVDTDPVAARAIGRPYVQNPYLGLRNYVTNLRRHGYPEADVESGGSDRLIDDLVRHGSPETIAKDLRSHVDAGADHVAVQVLGPSPDVELAHQRQLAEVLL; from the coding sequence ATGACAAGTGTAGTGAAGCAGTTCGGCCTGTTCCTCGCCCCGCACCGCGACGACGCGGCCCGGAAGGAGCAGGCGATCGCGGCGGACGAACTCGGCTACGGCGCGGTCTGGCTCGGCACCGGCCGGAACTCGGTCGGCGACCTCGCGTTCGTCGAAGACGTGCTCGCGTCGACCGAGCGGATCACCGTGGCGACGGCGATCGTCAACATGTGGGTCGACGAGCCGGAAACCCTGGCGGCGTCCTACCACCGGCTCGCCGGCCGCTACGGAAAGCGCTTGCTGCTGGGCATCGGCGTCGGCCACCCCGAGTCGGTGACCGAATACCGCAGCCCCTACGACAAGATCGTCGGCTACCTCGACCGGCTCGACGCGGCCGGCGTCCCGGCGGACGCCCGGATCCTCGCCGCGCTCGGCGACCGCGTGCTGAAGCTGGCCGCCGAGCGCACCGCGGGCGCGCACCCGTACCTGGTCCCGGTGGCGCACACACGGCACGCCCGGTCGATCCTCGGCCCGGGCAAGCTGCTCGCCCCCGAGCAGAAGGTGGTCGTCGACACCGACCCGGTGGCCGCGCGCGCCATCGGCCGCCCGTACGTCCAGAACCCGTACCTGGGCCTGCGGAACTACGTGACGAACCTGCGGCGCCACGGCTACCCGGAGGCGGACGTCGAGAGTGGCGGCAGCGACCGCCTCATCGACGACCTCGTCCGCCACGGCTCGCCGGAGACGATCGCGAAGGACCTGCGGTCCCATGTGGACGCCGGCGCGGACCACGTGGCGGTGCAGGTGCTCGGCCCGTCCCCCGACGTCGAACTGGCGCACCAGCGCCAGCTGGCCGAGGTGCTGCTCTGA
- a CDS encoding AMP-binding protein: MFFDLGVRDFLDRAETVYPDRVAVVDEPDQPAPSWGSLTYREVAKRARAQAAHLDALGVPAGGRVAMVSHNAARLLVSFFGVSGWGRILVPVNFRLAPAEVKYIVEHSGAEVLIVDPELEHLLDTVTAKHVFVLGRDDDALWGGDGTPEPWDGDESATATVNYTSGTTARPKGVQLTHRNIWLNAVVFGLHTTLSDNDVLLHTLPMFHCNGWGMPYAVTGLGGRHIVLRKVDGTEILRRIEEHGVTILCAAPAVVTAALDGAATWEGEIPGRDRVRIVVAGAPPPTRTIERVRAELGWEFIQIYGLTETAPLLTVNRMRSEWADLDPHEQARLLGRAGTPALGVRIDVDTDGEVLARSNHNLDGYWENPEETARVQEGNWFHTGDGGTFEEGYLTIADRKKDVIISGGENVSSIEVEDALNSHPAVREAAVIGIPDEKWGELVTALVVTDGSPVTSDDLIKHCRSYLAGYKCPKRVEFLAELPRTATGKIQKFKLREPFWQGQPRQVN; the protein is encoded by the coding sequence ATGTTCTTCGATCTGGGTGTCCGGGACTTCCTCGACCGCGCGGAAACGGTGTACCCGGACCGCGTCGCGGTGGTCGACGAGCCGGACCAGCCGGCGCCGAGCTGGGGTTCGCTCACCTACCGCGAGGTCGCGAAGCGGGCGCGGGCCCAGGCCGCGCACCTGGACGCGCTGGGCGTGCCGGCCGGCGGGCGCGTCGCGATGGTGTCGCACAACGCCGCGCGGCTGCTCGTGTCGTTCTTCGGCGTATCCGGCTGGGGCCGGATCCTGGTGCCGGTGAACTTCCGGCTGGCACCGGCCGAGGTCAAGTACATCGTGGAGCACTCCGGCGCGGAGGTGCTGATCGTCGACCCGGAGCTGGAACACCTGCTCGACACGGTGACGGCGAAGCACGTGTTCGTCCTCGGCCGCGACGACGACGCCCTCTGGGGCGGCGACGGCACCCCAGAGCCCTGGGACGGCGACGAGTCCGCCACGGCGACCGTCAACTACACCTCCGGCACGACCGCCCGGCCCAAGGGCGTCCAGCTCACGCACCGCAACATCTGGCTGAACGCGGTGGTGTTCGGCCTGCACACGACGTTGAGCGACAACGACGTCCTGCTCCACACCCTCCCGATGTTCCACTGCAACGGCTGGGGCATGCCGTACGCGGTGACCGGCCTCGGCGGGCGGCACATCGTGCTGCGCAAGGTCGACGGCACCGAGATCCTGCGGCGCATCGAGGAGCACGGCGTGACGATCCTGTGCGCGGCCCCGGCGGTGGTGACGGCGGCCCTGGACGGCGCGGCGACCTGGGAGGGCGAGATCCCGGGCCGCGACCGCGTCCGGATCGTCGTGGCCGGCGCACCCCCGCCGACGCGCACGATCGAGCGGGTGCGCGCCGAGCTGGGCTGGGAGTTCATCCAGATCTACGGCCTGACCGAGACGGCCCCGCTGCTGACGGTCAACCGCATGCGCAGCGAGTGGGCCGACCTCGACCCGCACGAGCAGGCCCGCCTGCTCGGCCGCGCGGGCACGCCGGCCCTGGGCGTCCGCATCGACGTCGACACCGACGGCGAGGTCCTCGCGCGGTCGAACCACAACCTGGACGGCTACTGGGAGAACCCCGAGGAGACGGCCCGCGTCCAGGAAGGAAACTGGTTCCACACGGGCGACGGCGGCACGTTCGAAGAGGGTTACCTGACGATCGCGGACCGCAAGAAGGACGTGATCATCTCGGGCGGCGAGAACGTGTCGTCGATCGAGGTGGAGGACGCCTTGAACTCGCACCCGGCGGTCCGCGAGGCCGCGGTGATCGGCATCCCGGACGAAAAGTGGGGCGAACTGGTAACGGCTTTGGTCGTCACCGACGGCTCGCCGGTGACTTCGGACGACCTGATCAAGCACTGCCGCTCGTACTTGGCCGGGTACAAGTGCCCCAAGCGGGTGGAGTTCCTGGCCGAGCTCCCCCGGACGGCGACGGGGAAGATCCAGAAGTTCAAGCTGCGGGAGCCGTTTTGGCAGGGCCAGCCGCGCCAGGTGAACTGA
- a CDS encoding histidinol-phosphate transaminase has translation MRHGTTTRGLFQQGQAHSPSFFSVARAMGQHADDLADFCIPCNPYFPTDEMFGELERNLRTILKFYPSDSGAITAQLASVLRLNPSTISLANGSTELITWIDQLLVGSSVAVPIPTFGRWTDQPLETGKRVDMFVLKEANNFELRVDEYLDFIKRRGSRVAVLCNPNNPDGGYLSRREVIRFMDALEDLDLVVIDESFIDFVEVEMNASVAAEAVVRPNVIVLKSLGKNFGLHGIRFGYQVSNPALTRKLSGALPKWNLNSLAETVIFMLAERRAEYEESLKKLALDRFMMNSQLNQFQELTVYPSQANFLLVKLPGSVDGAELCEYLLAEHHLLVRQCGNKIGMTSQFMRFGVRPDTEVERLVEGLRGVERLGGGRHATPAIELVSHSREPERSIS, from the coding sequence GTGCGGCACGGTACGACCACCAGGGGCCTCTTCCAGCAGGGCCAAGCCCACAGCCCGTCGTTCTTCTCCGTGGCGAGGGCGATGGGGCAGCACGCCGACGACCTCGCGGACTTCTGCATCCCCTGCAACCCCTACTTCCCCACCGACGAGATGTTCGGCGAGCTGGAGCGCAACCTCCGCACGATCCTCAAGTTCTACCCGAGCGATTCCGGCGCGATCACCGCGCAGCTGGCGAGCGTGCTGCGGCTCAACCCGTCGACGATCTCACTCGCCAACGGCTCGACCGAGCTGATCACCTGGATCGACCAGCTGCTGGTCGGGTCCAGCGTCGCGGTGCCGATCCCGACGTTCGGCCGCTGGACCGACCAGCCGCTGGAAACCGGGAAGCGCGTCGACATGTTCGTGCTCAAGGAAGCGAACAACTTCGAGCTGCGCGTGGACGAGTACCTCGACTTCATCAAGCGCCGCGGTTCCCGGGTCGCGGTGCTGTGCAACCCGAACAACCCCGACGGCGGCTACCTGTCCCGCCGCGAAGTCATCCGGTTCATGGACGCCCTCGAAGACCTCGACCTGGTGGTGATCGACGAATCGTTCATCGACTTCGTCGAGGTGGAGATGAACGCGTCGGTGGCCGCGGAAGCCGTCGTCCGGCCGAACGTGATCGTGCTGAAGAGCCTCGGCAAGAACTTCGGGCTGCACGGGATCCGGTTCGGCTACCAGGTGTCGAACCCGGCGTTGACGCGCAAGCTGTCCGGTGCGCTGCCGAAGTGGAACCTGAACTCGCTCGCCGAAACCGTGATCTTCATGCTCGCCGAGCGCCGCGCGGAATACGAGGAAAGCCTCAAGAAGCTCGCGCTCGACCGGTTCATGATGAATTCGCAGCTGAACCAGTTCCAGGAACTGACGGTCTACCCGTCGCAGGCGAACTTCCTGCTCGTCAAGCTGCCCGGCTCGGTCGACGGCGCCGAGCTGTGCGAATACCTGCTCGCCGAGCACCACCTCCTGGTGCGCCAATGCGGCAACAAGATCGGCATGACCAGCCAGTTCATGCGCTTCGGGGTGCGGCCGGACACCGAGGTCGAGCGGCTGGTCGAAGGGTTGCGCGGGGTCGAGCGGCTCGGCGGCGGGCGGCACGCGACGCCGGCGATCGAGCTCGTTTCGCACTCCCGCGAACCGGAACGGTCGATCAGCTGA
- a CDS encoding phosphotransferase enzyme family protein encodes MADFQANTRPFAELDRAGRTRRLRRLAEAALTAYAVPVARLTPLAHGLNTAFRVDGADGHRYVLRVQRPDGPGPARVRSEMAWLAALCRETDLVVPRPVPTRERDLIAVVADPAVPEPRTCVLCHWVDGRFVDERLSPPQLYALGEFTARLHLHGARMNGLDRGRVDDLTEFGRTQVDGFSPAVVDRAVARTGDERIRDAVARARAVRAELGFGADAFGLVHGDLRQVNYLFHRGRVRAIDFDDCGFGHYAYDLAVTLAELRHLPQREELREALLDGYRSVRPAAATTDPLVLAAFAGLRRVQLRLR; translated from the coding sequence ATGGCCGACTTCCAGGCGAACACCCGACCGTTCGCCGAGCTCGACCGCGCCGGCCGCACGCGCCGCCTGCGCCGGCTCGCCGAAGCGGCGTTGACCGCCTACGCCGTGCCGGTGGCCCGGCTGACCCCGCTGGCGCACGGGCTCAACACGGCGTTCCGCGTCGACGGCGCGGACGGCCACCGGTACGTCCTGCGCGTGCAGCGCCCGGACGGGCCGGGACCGGCGCGGGTGCGGTCCGAGATGGCCTGGCTCGCCGCGTTGTGCCGCGAAACCGACCTCGTCGTCCCGCGGCCGGTGCCCACGCGCGAGCGGGACCTGATCGCCGTGGTCGCCGACCCGGCGGTGCCGGAACCCCGCACGTGCGTGCTCTGCCACTGGGTCGACGGCCGGTTCGTCGACGAGCGGCTCAGCCCGCCGCAGCTGTACGCGCTCGGCGAGTTCACCGCGCGGCTGCACCTGCACGGCGCCCGGATGAACGGCCTCGACCGCGGCCGCGTCGACGACCTCACCGAGTTCGGCCGCACGCAGGTGGACGGCTTCTCCCCGGCGGTCGTCGACCGGGCGGTCGCGCGGACGGGCGACGAACGGATCCGCGACGCGGTCGCCCGCGCCCGCGCGGTGCGGGCGGAGCTGGGCTTCGGCGCCGACGCGTTCGGCCTGGTGCACGGCGACCTGCGCCAGGTGAACTACCTGTTCCACCGCGGCCGGGTGCGGGCGATCGACTTCGACGACTGCGGGTTCGGGCACTACGCGTACGACCTGGCGGTGACGCTCGCCGAGCTCCGGCACCTGCCACAACGGGAAGAGCTGCGGGAAGCACTGCTGGACGGCTACCGCTCGGTGCGCCCGGCCGCCGCGACGACCGACCCGCTGGTGCTGGCCGCGTTCGCCGGCCTCCGCCGCGTCCAGCTACGCCTCCGCTGA
- a CDS encoding nitroreductase/quinone reductase family protein, with protein sequence MPSARPIPCRLTASGDFPSSERTSLIQLTTTGSRTGRPHRVPLGDLTIDGRLVVVASAMGSPKHPAWYHNIRHNPLVTVETHTETFEAMAALPPDRDALFAAVVGREPGFAAYQARTTRILPVVELHRLDHGRRLGDWLVEVHDWFRAELRDLRGGELRRLSTKCSGFCTALTRHHTGEGTAIFPMLAARFPALAPALAKLGEEHAVVALLQEEIQRLVDEESDPARLRAELDRLASELEGHFAYEERTIVKALNALAPAPD encoded by the coding sequence GTGCCCTCCGCGCGCCCCATTCCGTGTCGGCTCACGGCCTCCGGTGATTTCCCTTCATCGGAAAGGACCAGCTTGATCCAGCTCACCACGACCGGTTCCCGCACGGGCCGGCCGCACCGGGTTCCCCTGGGGGACTTGACGATCGACGGCCGGCTCGTCGTCGTGGCTTCGGCGATGGGGTCGCCGAAGCACCCCGCCTGGTACCACAACATCCGCCACAACCCTTTGGTCACCGTGGAAACCCACACGGAGACGTTCGAGGCGATGGCCGCGCTCCCGCCGGACCGCGACGCGTTGTTCGCCGCGGTGGTCGGGCGGGAACCGGGGTTCGCGGCCTACCAGGCGCGAACGACCCGGATCCTGCCCGTGGTCGAGCTGCACCGGCTCGACCACGGCCGTCGCCTGGGCGATTGGCTCGTCGAGGTGCACGACTGGTTCCGCGCCGAGCTGCGGGACCTGCGGGGCGGGGAATTGCGGCGCTTGAGCACGAAGTGTTCCGGCTTCTGCACCGCGCTCACCCGCCACCACACCGGGGAAGGCACGGCGATCTTCCCCATGCTCGCCGCGCGCTTCCCGGCGCTCGCGCCCGCGTTGGCGAAGCTCGGCGAGGAGCACGCCGTCGTCGCGCTGCTGCAGGAGGAGATCCAGCGGCTCGTGGACGAAGAAAGCGATCCTGCGCGGCTACGCGCCGAGCTCGACCGGCTCGCGTCCGAATTGGAAGGTCACTTCGCCTACGAGGAGCGCACGATCGTCAAGGCGCTGAACGCGCTGGCCCCGGCACCGGACTGA
- a CDS encoding molybdopterin-dependent oxidoreductase yields MGEWQRTACSLCYLNCGLEVQVEGRKITRVRGDKAHPRSAGYLCQKAQRLTWYGDHDDRLTTPLRRRPDGTHEPIGWDTALSEIAAKLRAIRDADTAAGRPGSFAYVGGGGQGNHSGGAYGASLLKWMNSTRHFNALSQEKTGDFWVNGQLFGSALVHTAEDVEHCDLLVVLGCNPWQAHGFSNARHALNTLKNDPARRMIVIDPRRTETAEMADLHLPLRPGTDAYLLGAILALLLERGGADEEFLAQRTEGFDYVAAVLAKVPVDAWIAHAEVSRVDVERAVELILAAEAMTVRVELGIQQGRHSTLNSYLEKLLYLLTGNFGRRGTNNLHSWLLPLWGSGSGKRSEITGFEYIGGLLPANTLAEEILADHPNRVRALWVESSNPANTFAGTREVERAIRAAELSVVVDIAYTETAALAEYVLPAASQHEKWEFTLFTFEWPTNYFQLRPPLLDPLPGTLVEAEIYTRLFDALGVLPPSDVLASLALGPRSEVQAGIGALVQAMPERAAILPVLLYRTLGASLPGGAASIAPLWAGCHRAAKTMTVPVQRALGSTSTGSELGEELFDRILAGPTPFSAHEQDEVWSLLRRPKVRLAVPELLDWLTALDPAAEAADPAFPLSLLNGQRRAHNANQILRDPRWRRTDPDGALRARPEELASIGAVPGDWVAVVTPAGRVVVRAEADPGMRPGQLALPHGYGMAHPAADGGRVVSGPRINLLTDALDRDPIAGTPHHKDVPARLAVVTAEERARAEADSARVRVSSGRS; encoded by the coding sequence ATGGGCGAGTGGCAGCGCACCGCGTGCAGCCTCTGCTACCTCAACTGCGGCCTGGAGGTGCAGGTCGAGGGGCGGAAGATCACGCGCGTCCGCGGGGACAAGGCGCACCCGCGCTCCGCCGGGTACCTCTGCCAGAAAGCGCAGCGCCTGACCTGGTACGGCGACCACGACGACCGCTTGACGACGCCGCTGCGCCGTCGTCCGGACGGCACGCACGAGCCGATCGGCTGGGACACCGCGCTTTCCGAGATCGCCGCCAAGCTGCGCGCGATCCGGGACGCCGACACCGCGGCCGGGCGGCCCGGCTCGTTCGCCTACGTCGGCGGAGGCGGCCAGGGCAACCACTCCGGCGGCGCATACGGCGCTTCACTGCTGAAGTGGATGAACTCGACGCGCCACTTCAACGCGCTTTCGCAGGAGAAGACCGGCGACTTCTGGGTCAACGGGCAGCTGTTCGGCTCGGCGCTCGTGCACACCGCCGAGGACGTCGAGCACTGCGACCTGCTGGTCGTGCTCGGCTGCAACCCGTGGCAGGCACACGGGTTCAGCAACGCGCGGCACGCGCTCAACACGCTGAAGAACGACCCCGCGCGCCGGATGATCGTGATCGACCCGCGGCGCACCGAGACCGCCGAGATGGCCGACCTGCACCTGCCGCTGCGGCCGGGCACCGACGCCTACCTGCTGGGCGCGATCCTGGCGTTGCTGCTCGAACGCGGTGGCGCGGACGAGGAATTCCTTGCCCAGCGCACCGAAGGTTTCGACTACGTCGCCGCCGTCCTGGCGAAAGTGCCGGTGGACGCCTGGATCGCGCACGCCGAAGTGTCCCGTGTGGACGTCGAGCGCGCGGTCGAGCTGATCCTGGCGGCGGAAGCGATGACCGTGCGCGTCGAGCTGGGGATCCAGCAGGGGCGGCACTCGACGCTCAACAGCTACCTCGAAAAGCTGCTGTACCTGCTGACCGGGAACTTCGGGCGGCGCGGCACGAACAACCTGCACTCGTGGCTGCTGCCGCTGTGGGGTTCGGGGAGCGGGAAGCGGTCGGAGATCACCGGGTTCGAGTACATCGGCGGGCTGCTGCCGGCGAACACGCTGGCCGAGGAGATCCTCGCCGACCACCCGAACCGCGTCCGCGCGCTCTGGGTGGAGTCGTCGAACCCCGCCAACACCTTCGCGGGGACGCGGGAGGTCGAACGCGCCATCCGCGCCGCCGAGCTGTCCGTGGTCGTCGACATCGCCTACACCGAAACGGCCGCGCTGGCGGAATACGTGCTGCCGGCCGCGTCGCAGCACGAAAAGTGGGAGTTCACGCTCTTCACGTTCGAATGGCCGACCAACTACTTCCAGCTGCGGCCGCCGTTGCTGGACCCGTTGCCGGGCACGCTCGTCGAAGCGGAGATCTACACGCGGTTGTTCGACGCGCTCGGCGTGCTGCCGCCGTCGGATGTGCTGGCTTCGCTGGCGCTCGGCCCGCGGTCCGAGGTGCAGGCGGGGATCGGCGCGCTGGTCCAGGCGATGCCGGAGCGGGCGGCGATCCTGCCGGTGCTGCTCTACCGGACGCTGGGGGCTTCGCTGCCCGGCGGCGCCGCGTCGATCGCGCCGCTGTGGGCGGGGTGCCACCGCGCGGCGAAGACGATGACCGTGCCGGTGCAGCGCGCGCTGGGCAGCACTTCGACCGGCTCGGAACTCGGCGAGGAGCTCTTCGACCGCATTTTGGCCGGGCCGACGCCGTTTTCCGCGCACGAGCAGGACGAAGTGTGGAGCCTGCTGCGGCGCCCGAAGGTCCGGCTGGCGGTGCCCGAGTTGCTGGACTGGCTGACCGCGCTCGACCCGGCGGCCGAGGCGGCGGACCCCGCGTTCCCGCTTTCCCTGCTGAACGGGCAGCGCCGGGCGCACAACGCGAACCAGATCCTGCGCGACCCGCGCTGGCGCCGCACCGACCCGGACGGCGCGTTGCGGGCGCGTCCGGAGGAACTGGCGTCGATCGGTGCGGTGCCGGGGGATTGGGTGGCGGTCGTGACGCCGGCGGGACGCGTGGTCGTGCGCGCCGAGGCCGATCCGGGGATGCGGCCGGGACAGCTGGCGCTGCCGCACGGTTATGGCATGGCGCACCCGGCCGCGGACGGTGGCCGGGTGGTGAGCGGGCCGCGGATCAACCTGCTGACCGATGCGCTGGACCGGGACCCGATCGCGGGGACGCCGCACCACAAAGACGTTCCGGCGCGGTTGGCGGTGGTGACGGCGGAGGAACGGGCGCGGGCGGAAGCGGACAGCGCGCGGGTGCGCGTCTCCAGTGGACGGTCTTAG
- a CDS encoding YciI family protein, which translates to MYIALLTYTAPETEVDYALPDHSEWVRKQFTKGLFLVCGKGSGAADHVILTRPMLRGKLDAVLASDPFVVQRLARYDVIEFAATRTAQELQAINEALAS; encoded by the coding sequence ATGTACATCGCACTGCTGACCTACACAGCGCCCGAAACAGAAGTCGACTACGCGCTCCCGGACCATTCGGAGTGGGTGCGCAAACAATTCACGAAAGGACTGTTCCTGGTTTGCGGAAAAGGTAGCGGCGCCGCCGACCACGTGATACTGACCCGCCCGATGCTGCGGGGCAAGCTCGACGCCGTGCTCGCCAGCGACCCGTTCGTGGTCCAGCGCCTCGCCCGGTACGACGTCATCGAGTTCGCCGCCACCCGCACGGCGCAGGAACTGCAGGCGATCAACGAGGCGCTCGCCTCCTGA
- a CDS encoding dihydrofolate reductase family protein translates to MIRQVWPAGRDLADADLEQLYAYPADPRWVAVNFVSSADGAITVDGVSGALSTPADRIVYRLGNDLADVVLVGAGTAVAEGFEGMRPDERTAERRRRFGLAPIAPVAVVTSGRSLPADAPVITKAAVPTLVFTSAAAPASLRAAWASNGARVFVVDGVSGVVSTLVAEGLGRIDCEGGPKLFGSLIEAGVVDEFRLTVAPFLVAGTSSRAAVGGMVDPAALELASVLTDGASVLLRYLVKRAPGG, encoded by the coding sequence GTGATCCGGCAGGTCTGGCCGGCCGGGCGCGACCTCGCCGACGCGGACCTCGAGCAGCTGTACGCCTACCCGGCCGACCCGCGCTGGGTGGCGGTGAACTTCGTGTCGAGCGCGGACGGCGCGATCACGGTCGACGGCGTGTCGGGAGCTCTCTCGACGCCCGCGGACCGGATCGTCTACCGCCTCGGCAACGACCTGGCCGACGTCGTCCTGGTGGGCGCGGGGACGGCGGTGGCGGAGGGGTTCGAGGGCATGCGCCCGGACGAGCGGACGGCCGAGCGCCGCCGCCGGTTCGGGCTGGCCCCGATCGCGCCGGTGGCGGTGGTGACTTCCGGCCGTTCGTTGCCGGCGGACGCCCCGGTGATCACGAAAGCCGCGGTCCCGACGCTGGTGTTCACGTCCGCGGCGGCCCCGGCGTCGTTGCGCGCCGCGTGGGCGTCGAACGGCGCGCGGGTGTTCGTGGTGGACGGGGTCTCGGGCGTGGTTTCGACGTTGGTGGCCGAGGGTCTGGGCCGCATCGACTGCGAGGGCGGGCCGAAGCTGTTCGGCTCACTGATCGAGGCGGGCGTGGTCGACGAGTTCCGGTTGACGGTGGCGCCGTTCCTGGTGGCGGGGACGTCGAGCCGCGCCGCTGTCGGCGGGATGGTGGATCCGGCGGCGCTGGAGCTGGCCTCGGTGCTGACGGACGGGGCGAGCGTGCTGTTGCGGTACCTGGTGAAACGAGCTCCGGGCGGCTGA